The Thalassospira sp. ER-Se-21-Dark genome includes a region encoding these proteins:
- the cobT gene encoding cobaltochelatase subunit CobT — protein MALKQIGELVPQASSAMKNDEALSGFLRGTAATFRALAGRNDLEVGFVKGGRPGGYGEHVRLPMPKQSMPKDEVADLRGVADGWALKMRHHDATLHAKRMPETAEAQAVYDALETARVEAVGSRYFPGVRKNLREHAEQDCHAKNYHRVTSRDDAPFADAIGMLAREVFTGEKAPESAGPLIDLWRSHIEENAGSDLSNLRDLLDDQDAFARGMRKLLDHLSLEDDLDDAPPEQEGEDDEQKDGENDPDQEDMESQGGQQGQNDDSEPDGSDDQTDAGSEEAEAGEGDIDDQQLEAMSQEEKPAGPGEQPEFDGRNEPVERGYEPFTREFDEVVTADDLCENLELSRLRAMLDKQLANLQNVVSKLANRLQRRLMAQQNRGWDFDLEEGILDAAKLARIVSTPSTSLSFKQEQDTDFRDTVVTLLIDNSGSMRGRPITIAALSADILARTLERCGVKVEILGFTTRQWKGGQSRESWVEAGKPPKPGRLNDLRHIIYKAADTPWRRARKNLGLMLREGLLKENIDGEALLWAHERLLGRTEQRRIMMVISDGAPVDDSTLSVNSGNYLERHLREVIEWIETRSPVELLAIGIGHDVTRYYRRAVTINDPEELGGTMLRELSDLFDEQGARQPKRPMRHVPADNAPARDHATGDRDRW, from the coding sequence GTGGCTCTCAAGCAGATTGGCGAACTGGTTCCACAAGCGAGTAGTGCGATGAAGAATGATGAGGCTCTTTCCGGCTTCTTGCGCGGCACGGCAGCGACGTTTCGTGCGCTTGCCGGGCGCAATGATCTGGAAGTCGGCTTTGTCAAAGGCGGGCGTCCGGGCGGCTATGGTGAACATGTGCGTTTGCCTATGCCCAAACAGTCCATGCCCAAGGATGAAGTCGCCGATCTGCGCGGTGTTGCCGATGGCTGGGCGCTTAAGATGCGTCACCATGATGCGACCCTGCACGCCAAGCGCATGCCCGAAACGGCCGAGGCTCAGGCTGTTTACGATGCGCTTGAAACTGCGCGTGTCGAAGCAGTGGGGTCGCGGTATTTCCCCGGTGTGCGCAAAAACCTTCGCGAACATGCCGAACAGGACTGTCATGCCAAGAACTATCACCGTGTGACATCACGCGATGATGCCCCGTTTGCCGATGCGATCGGGATGCTGGCGCGTGAAGTCTTTACCGGTGAAAAGGCCCCTGAATCCGCCGGTCCGCTGATTGATCTGTGGCGTTCACATATCGAAGAAAATGCCGGTTCAGACCTGAGCAATCTTCGCGATCTGCTCGATGATCAGGATGCCTTTGCGCGCGGCATGCGCAAATTGCTTGATCACCTGTCGCTTGAAGACGACCTCGACGATGCCCCGCCTGAACAGGAAGGCGAGGATGACGAGCAAAAAGACGGCGAAAACGATCCCGATCAGGAAGACATGGAAAGTCAGGGCGGCCAGCAGGGCCAGAATGACGATTCCGAACCTGATGGCAGCGATGATCAAACCGATGCCGGTTCAGAAGAAGCCGAAGCCGGTGAAGGCGATATTGACGACCAGCAGCTTGAAGCCATGTCGCAGGAAGAAAAGCCTGCCGGACCGGGTGAGCAGCCGGAATTTGATGGCCGCAACGAGCCGGTTGAACGTGGCTATGAGCCGTTTACCCGCGAATTTGACGAGGTCGTCACCGCAGATGATCTGTGTGAAAACCTTGAACTGTCGCGCCTGCGCGCCATGCTTGATAAGCAGCTTGCCAACCTTCAGAACGTGGTCTCCAAGCTTGCCAACCGTCTGCAACGCCGCCTGATGGCGCAGCAGAACCGTGGTTGGGACTTCGACCTTGAAGAAGGCATTCTTGATGCCGCCAAGCTGGCCCGCATCGTCTCGACCCCGTCGACGTCGCTGTCTTTCAAGCAGGAACAGGATACCGATTTCCGCGATACGGTTGTCACCCTTCTGATCGATAATTCCGGCTCCATGCGCGGTCGCCCCATCACGATTGCCGCCCTGTCGGCTGATATTCTGGCCCGCACACTGGAACGTTGTGGCGTTAAGGTCGAAATCCTTGGTTTCACCACCCGTCAGTGGAAAGGTGGCCAGTCCCGCGAAAGCTGGGTCGAGGCCGGAAAACCGCCGAAACCCGGTCGTCTGAACGATCTGCGGCACATCATCTACAAGGCTGCTGACACACCGTGGCGTCGGGCGCGCAAGAACCTTGGTCTGATGCTGCGCGAAGGGCTGCTTAAGGAAAACATCGACGGCGAAGCGCTGCTTTGGGCGCATGAACGTCTTCTGGGTCGTACCGAACAACGCCGGATCATGATGGTGATTTCCGATGGTGCGCCGGTTGATGACTCGACCCTCTCGGTCAATTCCGGAAACTATCTGGAACGTCATCTGCGCGAAGTCATCGAATGGATCGAAACCAGATCACCGGTCGAACTTCTGGCGATCGGGATTGGTCACGACGTCACGCGTTATTATCGCCGGGCGGTCACGATCAACGATCCGGAAGAGCT
- the cobS gene encoding cobaltochelatase subunit CobS — protein sequence MSQGYEASGAAAEHPLDTPDITISVRETFGIDIDMEVPAFSQGSEHVPAIDPTYRFDRDTTMAILAGFAHNRRVMIQGYHGTGKSTHIEQVAARLNWPCVRVNLDSHISRIDLIGKDAIVLRDGKQITEFREGILPWALKRPVAMVFDEYDAGRPDVMFVIQRVLEVDGKLTLLDQNKVIHPHSHFRLFATSNTVGLGDTTGLYHGTQQINQAQMDRWSIIATLNYLSVEDETNIVTAKVPAFDTAEGRQKIEAMVALANLTRQGFVAGDISTVMSPRTVITLAENAKIFGDVSYAFRVTFLNRCDEVERPILAEYYQRCFGEELPEEAINVMVR from the coding sequence ATGAGCCAAGGTTACGAAGCGAGCGGTGCAGCGGCAGAACATCCGCTTGATACACCCGACATCACCATTTCCGTCCGTGAAACGTTCGGGATCGATATCGATATGGAAGTCCCGGCGTTCAGTCAGGGCAGCGAACATGTGCCGGCGATTGATCCGACCTATCGTTTTGATCGCGACACCACGATGGCGATCCTGGCGGGCTTTGCCCATAACCGCCGCGTGATGATCCAGGGTTATCACGGCACCGGTAAATCGACCCATATCGAACAGGTGGCAGCGCGCCTGAACTGGCCGTGCGTGCGTGTAAACCTTGATAGCCACATCAGCCGTATCGATCTGATCGGTAAGGACGCGATTGTTCTGCGCGATGGCAAACAGATCACCGAATTCCGCGAAGGCATTTTGCCTTGGGCGCTCAAACGCCCTGTTGCGATGGTGTTTGATGAATATGATGCCGGTCGCCCGGATGTGATGTTCGTGATCCAGCGTGTGCTTGAAGTCGATGGCAAGCTGACCCTTCTTGATCAGAACAAGGTCATCCACCCGCATTCGCATTTCCGCCTGTTTGCGACCTCGAACACGGTCGGTCTTGGCGATACCACGGGCCTGTATCACGGCACCCAGCAGATTAACCAGGCCCAGATGGACCGCTGGTCGATCATTGCGACGCTGAATTATCTGTCGGTCGAAGACGAAACCAATATTGTCACCGCCAAGGTTCCGGCATTTGATACTGCCGAAGGCCGCCAGAAGATCGAAGCAATGGTTGCCCTTGCCAACCTGACGCGTCAGGGTTTTGTGGCCGGTGATATCTCAACCGTCATGAGCCCGCGTACCGTGATCACGCTTGCCGAAAACGCCAAGATTTTTGGCGACGTTTCCTATGCCTTCCGCGTAACGTTCCTTAACCGTTGCGATGAAGTCGAACGTCCGATTTTGGCGGAATATTACCAGCGTTGCTTTGGTGAAGAACTGCCCGAGGAAGCCATTAATGTGATGGTCCGCTAA